A part of Agromyces protaetiae genomic DNA contains:
- a CDS encoding 5-oxoprolinase subunit B family protein, whose translation MTRRILPSGPAALLVECDSLEEVLALHDALAATAPAGLVELVPAARTVLVVVDPARLPLESAAAWVRRADVSRAADVSRATDVSGAREPVGVGSTPPPTQPVVVPVAYDGDDLLALAASLDVSPEALVAAHTGAGWRVAFIGFAPGFAYLVSDDWHFDVPRLSSPRTRVPAGSVGLAGGFSGAYPRESPGGWQLIGRTDAPLWNLDADPPALLAPGRAVRFEAVRAVASAAATASGRSGTVRGDSDRAEPPTREQEGAASSSNGPARSRSCKTSAVRGSGTSG comes from the coding sequence GTGACCCGGCGCATCCTGCCGAGCGGTCCCGCCGCCCTCCTCGTCGAATGCGACTCGCTCGAAGAGGTGCTCGCGCTGCACGATGCGCTCGCCGCGACGGCGCCCGCCGGGCTCGTCGAGCTCGTGCCCGCCGCGCGCACGGTGCTCGTCGTCGTCGACCCCGCGCGGCTGCCGCTCGAGTCGGCGGCGGCGTGGGTGAGGCGGGCGGATGTCTCGCGTGCGGCGGATGTCTCGCGTGCGACGGATGTCTCGGGTGCGCGCGAGCCCGTCGGCGTCGGCTCGACCCCGCCGCCGACGCAGCCCGTCGTCGTGCCCGTCGCCTACGACGGCGATGACCTCCTCGCACTCGCGGCCTCGCTCGACGTCTCGCCCGAGGCGCTCGTCGCCGCCCACACCGGGGCGGGATGGCGTGTCGCGTTCATCGGCTTCGCGCCCGGGTTCGCCTACCTGGTGAGCGACGACTGGCATTTCGACGTGCCGCGACTCTCGTCGCCCCGCACGCGCGTGCCCGCCGGATCGGTCGGCCTCGCTGGCGGTTTCAGTGGCGCGTATCCGCGCGAGAGCCCCGGCGGCTGGCAGCTCATCGGTCGCACCGACGCCCCGCTCTGGAACCTCGACGCCGACCCGCCCGCGCTGCTCGCGCCCGGGCGGGCCGTGCGGTTCGAGGCCGTGCGCGCGGTGGCATCCGCGGCGGCGACCGCGAGTGGGCGGTCCGGCACGGTCCGAGGCGACTCCGACCGTGCCGAACCGCCCACTCGCGAGCAGGAGGGGGCCGCCTCGTCGTCGAACGGCCCGGCGCGCTCGCGCTCGTGCAAGACCTCGGCCGTCCGGGGCTCGGGCACCTCGGGGTGA
- a CDS encoding biotin-dependent carboxyltransferase family protein, translated as MQDLGRPGLGHLGVTSSGALDRGALALANRLVGNPDGAAGLELVGGGFRARFTGTTWFAVAGAWGDLRLDGRRFAPYTAVRATAGGVLEIGAADRGIRFVLAVRGGLDVPAVLGSRSRDTLAGFGPAPVAAGEALPIGGEPEASVPVLDREAAYPPPADDVTLVLLPGPRADWCDDPSLAPLFERVWRLAPDSDRVGARLAGTPVARRDGEVPSEATVPGAVQLPPSGLPTILLADRPVTGGYPVIAVVAPSSLDALAQVRPGQGMRFRHA; from the coding sequence GTGCAAGACCTCGGCCGTCCGGGGCTCGGGCACCTCGGGGTGACGTCGTCGGGCGCGCTCGACCGCGGCGCGCTCGCGCTCGCGAACCGGCTCGTCGGCAACCCCGACGGCGCCGCAGGCCTCGAACTCGTCGGCGGCGGATTCCGTGCCCGCTTCACCGGCACCACGTGGTTCGCCGTCGCCGGCGCATGGGGCGATCTCCGCCTCGACGGCCGGCGCTTCGCGCCCTACACGGCGGTCCGCGCGACCGCAGGCGGCGTGCTCGAGATCGGCGCGGCCGACCGAGGCATCCGGTTCGTGCTCGCCGTGCGCGGCGGTCTCGACGTCCCCGCCGTGCTCGGCTCGCGCTCGCGCGACACCCTCGCGGGGTTCGGCCCCGCACCGGTCGCGGCAGGCGAGGCGCTGCCGATCGGGGGCGAGCCCGAGGCATCCGTGCCCGTGCTCGACCGTGAGGCCGCCTACCCGCCGCCCGCGGACGACGTGACGCTCGTGCTGCTCCCCGGCCCCCGCGCCGATTGGTGCGACGACCCGTCGCTCGCGCCGCTCTTCGAGCGGGTGTGGCGGCTCGCTCCCGACTCCGACCGCGTCGGCGCGCGGCTCGCGGGCACGCCGGTCGCGCGCCGCGACGGCGAGGTGCCGAGCGAGGCGACCGTGCCGGGAGCCGTGCAGTTGCCGCCGTCGGGGCTGCCGACGATCCTCCTCGCCGACCGGCCCGTCACGGGCGGTTACCCCGTGATCGCGGTCGTCGCGCCGTCATCGCTCGACGCGCTCGCGCAAGTGCGGCCGGGGCAGGGCATGCGCTTCCGCCACGCGTAG
- a CDS encoding spermidine synthase — protein sequence MPDAPANPLERRLSNGHLARLEESRAQPGSWTLLVDGTPQSHVELDRPEWLGFEYVRRIGHAADLVAPEGEAITALHLGAGALTLPRYVAATRPGSRQQVVELEPALVELVREHLPLPRGAQIRVRTGDAREVLAKLPAGLDGAVDLAIVDIFSGARTPAHVTSAEFYSLLVRRMARGGIVAVNVADGAGLGFARSQAATLAHVFAHVALAADANMLKGRRFGNVVMYASDAELPFGSLPRRLASDPAPAKLVEGEEFRRFAAAGKVVTDATAVPSPPPARSVFLSKG from the coding sequence GTGCCCGACGCTCCCGCGAACCCTCTCGAACGCCGCCTCTCGAACGGCCACCTCGCGCGCCTCGAGGAGTCGCGGGCGCAGCCCGGATCGTGGACGCTCCTCGTCGACGGCACGCCGCAGTCGCACGTCGAACTCGATCGGCCCGAGTGGCTCGGATTCGAGTACGTGCGCCGCATCGGGCACGCGGCCGACCTGGTCGCGCCCGAGGGCGAGGCGATCACGGCCCTGCACCTCGGCGCGGGCGCCCTGACGCTGCCGCGGTACGTCGCGGCGACCCGTCCGGGCTCGCGCCAGCAGGTGGTCGAGCTCGAACCGGCGCTCGTCGAACTCGTCCGCGAGCACCTGCCGCTCCCGCGCGGCGCGCAGATCCGCGTGCGCACGGGCGACGCGCGCGAGGTGCTGGCGAAGCTGCCCGCAGGCCTCGACGGCGCCGTCGACCTCGCGATCGTCGACATCTTCTCGGGCGCGCGCACGCCCGCGCACGTCACGAGCGCCGAGTTCTACTCCCTGCTCGTGCGGCGCATGGCGCGCGGCGGCATCGTCGCCGTCAACGTCGCCGACGGCGCGGGACTCGGCTTCGCGCGCTCGCAGGCCGCGACCCTCGCGCACGTGTTCGCCCACGTCGCGCTCGCGGCCGACGCGAACATGCTGAAGGGCCGCCGGTTCGGCAACGTCGTCATGTATGCGTCGGATGCCGAGCTGCCGTTCGGGTCGCTGCCGCGCCGGCTCGCAAGCGACCCGGCACCCGCGAAGCTCGTCGAGGGCGAGGAGTTCCGCAGGTTCGCGGCGGCCGGCAAAGTCGTGACGGATGCCACGGCGGTGCCGAGTCCGCCGCCCGCGCGGTCGGTGTTCTTGTCGAAGGGCTGA
- a CDS encoding spermidine synthase: protein MGSIEFETDGIARGVTLLVDGQAQSHVDPSDPTRLFFEYVRRIGHAIDAAAAPGAPISALHLGGGALTLPRYIAATRPGSVQVVVDHDPALVAAVLDRLPAPPGVEFVVDDAQTVIAAHGAADLVPGPFDLVVLDLYTGLEAPAFVDEPGFLAAALGRLGPTGILVVNVADAAGLARLRALGRALSRAAPSAEVLVAGDPSVLSGAEEGNAVVVAAPHGFPRGLERRLASGGPFPAEILTGARLDFALWGAC, encoded by the coding sequence ATGGGGTCGATCGAGTTCGAGACCGACGGCATCGCGCGCGGCGTGACGCTGCTCGTCGACGGGCAGGCGCAGTCGCACGTCGACCCGTCCGACCCGACCCGGCTCTTCTTCGAGTACGTGCGCCGCATCGGACACGCGATCGACGCCGCGGCCGCGCCCGGGGCGCCGATCAGCGCCCTGCACCTCGGCGGCGGCGCGCTCACCCTCCCCCGCTACATCGCGGCGACCCGCCCCGGGTCGGTGCAGGTCGTCGTCGACCACGACCCCGCCCTCGTCGCAGCCGTGCTCGACCGCCTGCCGGCGCCGCCCGGCGTCGAGTTCGTCGTCGACGACGCGCAGACCGTCATCGCCGCGCATGGCGCCGCCGACCTCGTGCCGGGGCCCTTCGACCTCGTCGTGCTCGACCTCTACACAGGGCTCGAGGCGCCCGCGTTCGTCGACGAGCCCGGCTTCCTCGCGGCTGCCCTCGGACGGCTCGGGCCTACCGGCATCCTCGTCGTCAACGTCGCCGACGCCGCCGGACTCGCGCGCCTCCGCGCACTCGGGCGCGCGCTCTCGCGGGCCGCGCCGTCGGCCGAGGTGCTCGTCGCGGGCGACCCGTCGGTCCTGTCGGGCGCCGAAGAAGGGAACGCCGTCGTCGTCGCGGCGCCGCACGGGTTTCCGCGCGGACTCGAGCGGCGGCTCGCGTCGGGCGGGCCGTTCCCCGCCGAGATCCTCACGGGCGCGCGACTCGACTTCGCGCTGTGGGGGGCGTGCTGA
- the rpoB gene encoding DNA-directed RNA polymerase subunit beta translates to MAAARNATTPTPKNGRGASRLSFAKVTDTLTVPDLLALQTESFDWLVGNDAWKARVEQAIAEGRQDLPEATGLEEIFEEISPIEDLGETMQLSFTNPELEPEKYTIEECKEKGKTYSAPLYVNAEFMNHLTGEIKTQTVFMGDFPLMTPKGTFVINGTERVVVSQLVRSPGVYFERTPDKTSDKDIYSARVIPSRGAWLEFEIDKRDQVGVRIDRKRKQSVTVFLKALGLTSEEILEEFAGYESIALTLEKDNILTKEEALKDIYRKLRPGEQVAAEAARALLDNFYFNPKRYDLAKVGRYKINQKLGLEAPLTDSVLTVQDIVATIKYLVALHEERPTLPGRRNGQDVELRLDTDDIDNFGNRRIRAVGELIQNQVRTGLSRMERVVRERMTTQDIEAITPQTLINVRPVVAAIKEFFGTSQLSQFMDQNNPLAGLTHKRRLSALGPGGLSRDRAGVEVRDVHPSHYGRMCPIETPEGPNIGLIGSLASFARINSFGFIETPYRKVVDGRVIDQIDYLTAMEENDFIVAQANAPLKADGHFQEERVLARKKGGEVDLFPADQIGYMDVSPRQMVSVGTSLIPFLEHDDANRALMGANMQRQAVPLLRSDSPLVGTGMEGYAAIDAGDVVTADKPGVVAEVSAEAVTIQLDEGGTQTYFLRKFDRSNQGTSYNNRVIVSAGDRIEAGEVIADGPATDNGELALGKNLLVAFMPWEGHNFEDAIILSQNLVKDDVLSSIHIEEYEVDARDTKLGKEEITRDLPNVSPDLLADLDERGIIRIGAEVRPGDILVGKVTPKGETELSAEERLLRAIFNEKSREVRDTSLKVPHGEQGTIIAVKEFNAEEGDDELGSGVNRRVVVYIAQKRKITEGDKLAGRHGNKGVISKILPVEDMPFLADGTPVDVILNPLGIPGRMNFGQVLETHLGWVAKQGWKVDGKPAWAKRLPEAAHEAAPGTKVATPVFDGAFEEEIAGLLDSTLPNRDGERLIGSSGKTQLFDGRSGEPFPYPVSVGYMYILKLHHLVDDKIHARSTGPYSMITQQPLGGKAQFGGQRFGEMEVWALEAYGAAYALQELLTIKSDDILGRVKVYEAIVKGENIQEPGIPESFKVLMKEMQSLCLNVEVLSADGTAVSLRDTDDEAFRAAEELGINISARFESSNIDEI, encoded by the coding sequence TTGGCTGCTGCGCGCAACGCAACCACGCCCACCCCGAAGAACGGACGCGGTGCAAGCCGCCTCTCGTTCGCAAAGGTCACCGACACCCTTACCGTACCCGACCTGCTCGCCCTGCAGACCGAGTCCTTCGACTGGCTCGTCGGCAACGACGCGTGGAAGGCACGCGTCGAGCAGGCCATCGCCGAGGGTCGTCAAGACCTTCCCGAGGCCACCGGTCTTGAAGAGATCTTCGAGGAGATCTCCCCGATCGAAGACCTCGGCGAGACGATGCAGCTCTCGTTCACGAACCCCGAGCTCGAGCCCGAGAAGTACACGATCGAGGAGTGCAAGGAGAAGGGCAAGACCTACTCCGCTCCGCTGTACGTCAATGCGGAGTTCATGAACCACCTCACGGGTGAGATCAAGACGCAGACCGTCTTCATGGGCGACTTCCCGCTCATGACCCCCAAGGGCACGTTCGTCATCAACGGCACCGAGCGCGTCGTCGTCTCGCAGCTCGTCCGTTCGCCCGGCGTCTACTTCGAGCGCACTCCCGACAAGACCTCCGACAAGGACATCTACTCGGCGCGCGTCATCCCGAGCCGCGGTGCGTGGCTCGAGTTCGAGATCGACAAGCGCGACCAGGTCGGCGTCCGCATCGACCGCAAGCGCAAGCAGTCGGTCACGGTGTTCCTGAAGGCCCTCGGCCTCACCTCCGAGGAGATCCTCGAGGAGTTCGCCGGCTACGAGTCGATCGCCCTCACCCTCGAGAAGGACAACATCCTCACGAAGGAAGAGGCGCTCAAGGACATCTACCGCAAGCTCCGTCCGGGCGAGCAGGTCGCCGCCGAGGCCGCGCGTGCGCTCCTCGACAACTTCTACTTCAACCCGAAGCGCTACGACCTCGCGAAGGTCGGCCGGTACAAGATCAACCAGAAGCTCGGCCTCGAGGCTCCCCTCACCGACTCGGTGCTCACGGTGCAAGACATCGTCGCCACGATCAAGTACCTCGTCGCGCTGCACGAGGAGCGCCCGACGCTCCCCGGCCGCCGCAACGGTCAGGACGTCGAGCTGCGCCTCGACACCGACGACATCGACAACTTCGGCAACCGTCGCATCCGCGCCGTCGGCGAGCTCATCCAGAACCAGGTCCGCACGGGCCTCTCGCGCATGGAGCGCGTGGTCCGCGAGCGCATGACGACGCAAGACATCGAGGCGATCACGCCGCAGACCCTGATCAACGTGCGACCCGTCGTCGCCGCGATCAAGGAGTTCTTCGGCACGTCGCAGCTGTCGCAGTTCATGGACCAGAACAACCCGCTCGCCGGCCTGACGCACAAGCGTCGTCTGTCGGCGCTCGGCCCCGGCGGTCTCTCGCGTGACCGCGCGGGCGTCGAGGTCCGCGACGTCCACCCCTCGCACTACGGCCGCATGTGCCCGATCGAGACGCCGGAAGGCCCGAACATCGGCCTCATCGGCTCGCTCGCGTCGTTCGCGCGCATCAACTCCTTCGGCTTCATCGAGACGCCGTACCGCAAGGTCGTCGACGGTCGGGTCATCGACCAGATCGACTACCTCACGGCCATGGAGGAGAACGACTTCATCGTCGCGCAGGCCAACGCCCCGCTGAAGGCCGACGGCCATTTCCAGGAGGAGCGCGTCCTCGCCCGCAAGAAGGGCGGCGAGGTCGACCTCTTCCCTGCCGACCAGATCGGCTACATGGATGTCTCGCCGCGCCAGATGGTGTCGGTCGGCACGTCGCTCATCCCCTTCCTCGAGCACGACGACGCGAACCGCGCCCTCATGGGTGCGAACATGCAGCGCCAGGCCGTGCCGCTGCTCCGCAGCGACTCGCCGCTCGTGGGCACCGGTATGGAGGGCTACGCCGCGATCGACGCCGGTGACGTCGTCACCGCCGACAAGCCGGGTGTCGTCGCAGAGGTCTCGGCCGAGGCCGTCACGATCCAGCTCGACGAGGGCGGCACGCAGACCTACTTCCTGCGCAAGTTCGACCGCTCGAACCAGGGCACGTCGTACAACAACCGCGTCATCGTCTCGGCGGGCGACCGCATCGAGGCGGGCGAGGTCATCGCCGACGGTCCTGCGACCGACAACGGCGAGCTCGCGCTCGGCAAGAACCTCCTCGTGGCGTTCATGCCGTGGGAGGGTCACAACTTCGAGGACGCGATCATCCTCAGCCAGAACCTCGTGAAGGACGACGTGCTCTCGTCGATCCACATCGAGGAGTACGAGGTCGACGCGCGCGACACGAAGCTCGGCAAGGAGGAGATCACCCGTGACCTCCCCAACGTGAGCCCCGACCTGCTCGCCGACCTCGACGAGCGCGGCATCATCCGCATCGGCGCCGAGGTCCGCCCCGGCGACATCCTCGTCGGCAAGGTCACGCCGAAGGGCGAGACCGAGCTGTCGGCCGAAGAGCGCCTCCTCCGCGCGATCTTCAACGAGAAGAGCCGCGAGGTCCGCGACACGTCCCTCAAGGTGCCTCACGGCGAGCAGGGCACGATCATCGCGGTCAAGGAGTTCAACGCCGAAGAGGGCGACGACGAGCTCGGCTCGGGCGTCAACCGTCGCGTCGTCGTCTACATCGCCCAGAAGCGCAAGATCACCGAGGGCGACAAGCTCGCCGGCCGCCACGGCAACAAGGGCGTCATCTCGAAGATCCTGCCGGTCGAGGACATGCCGTTCCTCGCGGACGGCACGCCCGTCGACGTCATCCTGAACCCGCTCGGCATCCCCGGTCGAATGAACTTCGGCCAGGTGCTCGAGACCCACCTCGGCTGGGTCGCCAAGCAGGGCTGGAAGGTCGACGGCAAGCCGGCGTGGGCCAAGCGCCTGCCCGAGGCCGCGCACGAGGCCGCGCCCGGCACCAAGGTCGCGACCCCCGTGTTCGACGGCGCCTTCGAGGAGGAGATCGCGGGTCTGCTCGACTCGACGCTCCCCAACCGCGACGGCGAGCGTCTCATCGGATCGTCGGGCAAGACCCAGCTGTTCGACGGCCGCTCGGGTGAGCCGTTCCCGTACCCCGTGTCGGTCGGCTACATGTACATCCTGAAGCTGCACCACCTCGTCGACGACAAGATCCACGCGCGTTCGACGGGCCCGTACTCGATGATCACCCAGCAGCCGCTCGGTGGGAAGGCGCAGTTCGGCGGCCAGCGCTTCGGCGAGATGGAGGTGTGGGCCCTCGAGGCCTACGGCGCGGCATACGCGCTGCAGGAGCTCCTCACGATCAAGTCCGACGACATCCTCGGCCGCGTCAAGGTCTACGAGGCGATCGTCAAGGGCGAGAACATCCAGGAGCCCGGCATCCCCGAGTCCTTCAAGGTGCTCATGAAGGAGATGCAGTCCCTGTGCCTGAACGTCGAGGTCCTCTCGGCCGACGGCACCGCCGTGTCGCTCCGCGACACCGACGACGAGGCCTTCCGCGCTGCGGAAGAGCTCGGCATCAACATCTCCGCGCGCTTCGAGTCGTCGAACATCGACGAAATCTGA
- the rpoC gene encoding DNA-directed RNA polymerase subunit beta': MLDATTFDELRIGLATAEDIRKWSYGEVKKPETINYRTLKPEKDGLFGEQIFGPSRDWECACGKYKRVRFKGIVCERCGVEVTKSSVRRERMGHIELAAPVTHIWYFKGVPSRLGYLLDMAPKDLEKVIYFAAYMVIDVDDEGRHADLPGLENELRLEIKTIGDQRDARIADLMKRKEDELAALEAEGAKSDVKKRAEAAADKEMAGVRKSGDEQIAHLERVWEAFRTLKVGDLKPEDSDFQELQDRFGMYFEAYMGAEAIKKRLLSFDLAAEAEDLHLQIAEGKGQKKIRAIKRLKVVNSFLQTGASPAAMVLDVVPVIPPELRPMVQLDGGRFATSDLNDLYRRVINRNNRLRRLLDLGAPEIIVNNEKRMLQEAVDALFDNGRRGRPVTGTGNRALKSLSDMLKGKQGRFRQNLLGKRVDYSGRSVIVVGPQLKLHQCGLPKQMALELFKPFVIKRLIDLSHAQNIKAAKRMVERSRPQVWDVLEEIIRERPVLLNRAPTLHRLGIQAFEPQLVEGKAIQLHPLVCAAFNADFDGDQMAVHLPLSVEAQAEARVLMLASNNILKPSDGRPVTLPSQDMIIGLHHLTTEKPGAAGEGRAFSSIAEAILAFDQNRPGEIALDLNANVRIRLDGVHFAEGEEPEDFVEGKPYLMSTTLGRAIFNEALPVDYPYFNEQAGKGQISQIVNDLAERYPKTEVAATLDRIKDAGFRWATRSGVTVALSDIVELPQKREIVSKYEKQAAKVQAQFEKGLTTDLERRQELIQIWTKATDEVAKAMQEEFAAQPSNTINRMVTSGARGNWLQVRNIAGMRGLVNNPKGEIIPRPIISSYREGLSVAEYFIATHGARKGLADTALRTADSGYLTRRLVDVSQDVIIREDDCGTTKGLELPIAALNAAGELVRDPNVENSVFARSLAADAVDAKGEVIAEAGADVGDVLIDKLVAAGVETIRVRSVLTCESAVGVCAACYGRSLATGKLVDLGEAVGIIAAQSIGEPGTQLTMRTFHTGGSASADDITQGLPRVQELFEARTPKGASPIAEAAGRITIDENDKQRKVILTPDNGDEPVVYNVLRRSTLLVEDGQHVELGQQIIVGAVDPKEVLRVKGVRDVQKHLVNGVQDVYRSQGVPIHDKHIEVIVRQMLRKVTVVDHGDTDLLPGELVDRSKYNEINRAALTEGKKTASARQEVMGITKASLATESWLSAASFQETTRVLTQAAMEGKSDPLVGLKENVIIGKLIPAGTGLAKYRNVAVEATEEAKAERYPNRIFADDAAFSEGDLSFVDFDAFSSDDFTPGNYS, translated from the coding sequence TTGCTCGACGCAACGACGTTCGATGAGCTCCGTATCGGCCTGGCCACCGCAGAGGACATCCGCAAGTGGTCCTACGGCGAGGTCAAGAAGCCCGAGACCATCAACTACCGCACGCTGAAGCCCGAGAAGGACGGGCTCTTCGGCGAGCAGATCTTCGGCCCGAGCCGCGACTGGGAGTGCGCGTGCGGCAAGTACAAGCGCGTGCGCTTCAAGGGCATCGTCTGTGAGCGATGCGGCGTGGAGGTCACCAAGTCCTCCGTGCGCCGTGAGCGCATGGGCCACATCGAGCTGGCCGCCCCGGTCACGCACATCTGGTACTTCAAGGGTGTGCCCAGCCGCCTCGGCTACCTGCTCGACATGGCGCCGAAGGACCTCGAGAAGGTCATCTACTTCGCCGCCTACATGGTGATCGACGTCGACGACGAGGGTCGTCACGCCGACCTCCCGGGCCTTGAGAACGAGCTCCGCCTCGAGATCAAGACGATCGGCGACCAGCGCGACGCGCGCATCGCCGACCTCATGAAGCGCAAGGAAGACGAGCTCGCCGCGCTCGAGGCCGAGGGCGCCAAGTCCGACGTCAAGAAGCGCGCCGAGGCCGCCGCCGACAAGGAGATGGCCGGCGTCCGCAAGTCGGGCGACGAGCAGATCGCGCACCTCGAGCGCGTGTGGGAGGCCTTCCGCACCCTCAAGGTCGGCGACCTCAAGCCCGAAGACTCCGACTTCCAGGAGCTGCAGGACCGCTTCGGCATGTACTTCGAGGCCTACATGGGCGCCGAGGCCATCAAGAAGCGTCTGCTGAGCTTCGACCTCGCGGCCGAGGCCGAAGACCTGCACCTGCAGATCGCCGAGGGCAAGGGTCAGAAGAAGATCCGCGCCATCAAGCGCCTCAAGGTCGTCAACTCGTTCCTCCAGACGGGTGCTTCGCCGGCGGCGATGGTGCTCGACGTGGTTCCGGTCATCCCGCCCGAGCTGCGTCCGATGGTCCAGCTCGACGGCGGCCGCTTCGCGACCTCCGACCTGAACGACCTGTACCGCCGCGTCATCAACCGGAACAACCGTCTTCGTCGTCTCCTCGACCTCGGCGCGCCCGAGATCATCGTCAACAACGAGAAGCGGATGCTCCAGGAGGCCGTCGACGCGCTGTTCGACAACGGCCGCCGCGGCCGCCCGGTCACGGGTACCGGCAACCGCGCCCTCAAGTCCCTGAGCGACATGCTCAAGGGCAAGCAGGGTCGCTTCCGCCAGAACCTCCTCGGCAAGCGCGTCGACTACTCGGGCCGTTCGGTCATCGTCGTCGGCCCGCAGCTGAAGCTGCACCAGTGCGGTCTGCCCAAGCAGATGGCGCTCGAGCTCTTCAAGCCGTTCGTGATCAAGCGCCTCATCGACCTGAGCCACGCGCAGAACATCAAGGCCGCCAAGCGCATGGTCGAGCGTTCGCGCCCGCAGGTGTGGGACGTCCTCGAAGAGATCATCCGCGAGCGCCCCGTGCTGCTGAACCGTGCGCCCACGCTGCACCGTCTCGGCATCCAGGCGTTCGAGCCGCAGCTCGTCGAGGGCAAGGCCATCCAGCTCCACCCGCTCGTGTGTGCGGCGTTCAACGCCGACTTCGACGGCGACCAGATGGCCGTGCACCTTCCGCTGTCGGTCGAGGCTCAGGCTGAGGCGCGCGTGCTCATGCTCGCGTCGAACAACATCCTGAAGCCGTCGGACGGCCGCCCGGTGACCCTGCCGTCGCAGGACATGATCATCGGTCTGCACCACCTGACGACCGAGAAGCCGGGCGCTGCCGGCGAGGGCCGTGCGTTCTCGTCGATCGCCGAGGCGATCCTCGCGTTCGACCAGAACCGTCCGGGCGAGATCGCGCTCGACCTCAACGCGAACGTGCGCATCCGTCTCGACGGCGTGCACTTCGCCGAGGGCGAGGAGCCGGAAGACTTCGTCGAGGGCAAGCCGTACCTGATGTCGACGACCCTGGGCCGCGCGATCTTCAACGAGGCGCTCCCGGTGGACTACCCGTACTTCAACGAGCAGGCCGGCAAGGGTCAGATCTCCCAGATCGTCAACGACCTGGCCGAGCGCTACCCGAAGACCGAGGTCGCCGCGACCCTCGACCGCATCAAGGACGCCGGCTTCCGCTGGGCGACCCGTTCGGGCGTGACCGTCGCGCTCTCCGACATCGTCGAGCTTCCGCAGAAGCGCGAGATCGTGTCGAAGTACGAGAAGCAGGCCGCGAAGGTCCAGGCGCAGTTCGAGAAGGGTCTCACGACCGACCTCGAGCGTCGTCAGGAGCTCATCCAGATCTGGACGAAGGCGACCGACGAGGTCGCGAAGGCGATGCAGGAGGAGTTCGCGGCGCAGCCGTCGAACACCATCAACCGCATGGTCACGTCGGGTGCTCGTGGTAACTGGCTGCAGGTGCGCAACATCGCCGGCATGCGAGGCCTCGTGAACAACCCGAAGGGTGAGATCATCCCTCGCCCGATCATCTCGTCGTACCGCGAGGGCCTGTCGGTGGCGGAGTACTTCATCGCCACGCACGGTGCCCGCAAGGGTCTCGCCGACACCGCTCTGCGTACCGCCGACTCGGGCTACCTGACGCGTCGTCTGGTGGATGTCTCGCAGGACGTCATCATCCGTGAGGACGACTGCGGCACGACCAAGGGCCTCGAGCTCCCGATCGCCGCGCTCAACGCGGCCGGCGAGCTCGTCCGCGACCCGAACGTCGAGAACTCGGTGTTCGCGCGCAGCCTGGCCGCTGACGCGGTCGACGCCAAGGGCGAGGTCATCGCCGAGGCGGGTGCCGACGTCGGCGACGTGCTCATCGACAAGCTCGTCGCGGCGGGTGTCGAGACGATCCGCGTGCGCTCGGTGCTCACGTGCGAGTCGGCCGTCGGCGTGTGCGCGGCGTGCTACGGCCGTTCGCTCGCGACGGGCAAGCTCGTCGACCTGGGCGAGGCCGTGGGCATCATCGCGGCGCAGTCCATCGGCGAGCCGGGCACCCAGCTCACGATGCGTACGTTCCACACGGGTGGTTCGGCTTCGGCCGACGACATCACGCAGGGTCTTCCCCGCGTGCAGGAGCTCTTCGAGGCTCGCACCCCGAAGGGCGCGTCGCCCATCGCCGAGGCCGCCGGTCGCATCACGATCGACGAGAACGACAAGCAGCGCAAGGTCATCCTGACGCCCGACAACGGCGACGAGCCGGTCGTCTACAACGTGCTGCGTCGTTCGACGCTGCTCGTCGAGGACGGTCAGCACGTCGAGCTCGGTCAGCAGATCATCGTCGGCGCCGTCGACCCGAAGGAAGTCCTCCGGGTCAAGGGTGTGCGCGACGTGCAGAAGCACCTCGTGAACGGCGTCCAGGACGTCTACCGTTCGCAGGGCGTGCCGATCCACGACAAGCACATCGAGGTCATCGTGCGTCAGATGCTCCGCAAGGTCACGGTCGTCGACCACGGCGACACCGACCTGCTCCCGGGCGAGCTCGTCGACCGTTCGAAGTACAACGAGATCAACCGTGCGGCGCTCACCGAGGGCAAGAAGACGGCGTCGGCGCGCCAGGAGGTCATGGGTATCACCAAGGCTTCGCTTGCGACCGAGTCGTGGCTGTCGGCCGCGTCCTTCCAGGAGACGACCCGTGTGCTCACGCAGGCCGCCATGGAGGGCAAGAGCGACCCGCTGGTCGGCCTCAAGGAGAACGTCATCATCGGCAAGCTCATCCCCGCCGGCACCGGTCTCGCGAAGTACCGGAACGTGGCGGTCGAGGCGACCGAGGAGGCGAAGGCGGAGCGCTACCCGAACCGCATCTTCGCCGACGACGCGGCGTTCAGCGAGGGCGACCTCAGCTTCGTCGACTTCGACGCGTTCTCGAGCGACGACTTCACGCCGGGCAATTACAGCTAA